GAATTTGACCAGCAGTTGAAGTTCTTCTGTCCGCCAATATCTGCAATAAATTTCATATGGATGTTAGCGAACTGACAATGAAAAGAAAAGTTCTGAAACACAATTGCAAGGGAAAAAAATACAAGAGTTAACTCTCCAAATTGCACTCTTTAGCTTTCCTTTATGTCACCTATATTCTACATCTTACAGCACTCCTTGGCACAGTGATGTCCTCCATCTCTTATAAACTAAAGCACACATCCTAGCACAAATGGATATCTCAAACGTGATAAGATCAAGTACAggaagcatatttcattatacACAATACGGGAGAAGAAGATCCCATCCAACAACATCTGTATCAGGATTTCTTTAATGCAGATAATTCTCCATGTAATCCATAATTATCTAAACATTTTTCTCTGTCTTTGATTGTGAATTCAATACCTTTTGGGTTATACAAACACAATATTATTCTTAAAAGAAATAGTATGAAAGGTGAATATAAACCCAGCGCCAAATTCAACAACCACCACATATGTATTGGATAAAATTATTCTGAACTAATCTACCTTTGCGTGACTGATGCTAGATAAGCTACGTCAAAAGTTTAGTGGTGATTGCCTGTGCATACAGCTAAAAATAACAATTGTCGTCTGTGCATATAAAATAACCAAAGCATCAGTTGTATATGCATATAGACAACAATAGCGTATCAATGTTAGTCGATACATGTAATCAATTATTTGTTCCAGTAAGAACATTTAGACCTATACAATAGAGATCAAAAAGGCATACTCCTGAAAAAATATGAAAGGAACACAATACCAAGCAACATGCAGTTAAGAAAGTCAGAGAAGCAAGAAATGACCTCTATGCCCACACAAAATGGAAATTCTGCTTGGTTCTCTGGCTTTTCAGCAGTATTATCTTTCCTATCTAGGAAAACTGAATAACCAACACAAGCATACTTGAAATCTGACAGGCTACGACCATCTTTTGTAGCTTCCGTTTCAGAATCACCAATGATGGAGTTAGGTACTGGTCACAAGATTTTCACTAAGTTGTTAATGAGAATAGGATGAATCTTATTCACTCAATATTTCAGTAAACATAAGAACAACATGATGAATCCAATCTTTCATGGTAAAGCATCATGGACCAAGTACTTGCAAAAAAGCTGATGAATTTTTCTGCATAATATGCCAGTATCTGGTGAGTTGCCCTAGACCAAAATGGCTTCTTAAGCAATGAGAACTCATGCCCAGTTTGAAGTTTCTTAAATCAATAACTTAAACATAGATTGAAGTTTCTAGACTCATTTTAAACTACTCTCACAGTGGATGTACCGAAAACTCATGCCCAGTTTGTCAATTCACAATAGAAATAACTAATATATAGTGAGCATTCAATTACTTTGTATAATTATTGAATTAGTTTGGATAGATTTGATCACAAATCTGTGTGGTAGCATCAACAAGCATCTTTTTTGTTAGTATAGCTAATATTGCACCCACAAGTGTTTCTAGTtatgtttttgttttctattgtGACATGGGCTTCCCCATTACAGACTCATTGTCTTTTCTTTTCTCCGTTCATGTTTCTGGATAGGCCATGGAAACTTGCCAACCGATTAGGAATACCAACTTCTATTCTCCGCTCATGTTGAATTTTTTGGAAGAATTGACCAGATTCAGATATTTAAAAAGTAGTTAAAATTGCCATCTTTTGAAAATGCCTAATGATGATTCTAGTGCTAACCTGAGATTCCTTTATCCCTGTATAATTTTTAGCTAATTAAAAGATCTCTACAACTACAAGTATGCACATAATCTCTGACACTGACGGAAAAGCACTTTAACAATGACACACTccggaaaaataaaaataaaaatagtattTCTGATGAGCCCGCTCATTTTCATCATCTATTACCTTGCTTCCAAGGATTGAAAGCATATAGTGCTATTGCCCTACTGCCCGACGTACCTCTTTGTGACACAACTGAACAGTGGGTGAGATGCAATCAAGTGGAGCAAACCTGCGAGCCCTTCATTTCCAATTTGAATTTCCAGAGATTAGAATCTTGAATCATCTCACTCTGTGTTAAACATCACACACAACAAAATGTCAGCAAATGTGAACTACAAAGCAACAAAACCTAATAATACTCAAGAAACATAAAAAGAGGTCAAACCCTCTGCATCTCGGGCTTGGACACAAAGGACTGGGCGACACTCTCCAAGCTCTCATTCAAAACCTCCGTGATGGTCGATGTGATGGCCTCCGCTTGCTTCGACGGGACCCCTTCCTTCTCCAACCTCCTGACctacacaagcaaaaacacaaacaCCTGTAGCGCAACCAAGACCCCCTCCCATCAATCGAACACCGACAAGGTAGCGCAGTACCAGAGCGAGCGTGTCGATAAGGCAAGCCCTACTCCCGTTGCTCTTGACTAGTTGCGAAGAGAAGCGCTGCAGCAGCGACAAATTGGACCGAGGGCACCCGACTTGCGCCGCCGGCAGCCGCATCAGCGACCTGCAACGAAACCCTAACGCGGCGGCGCCTCTACTGCAGGCGATAGCCGCCGCAGACATCTGGATCGCGAAGTGAGAACTCGTCGGTCCGATTCGAGATCGAGGGGGATGAAAACGAAAAAAGGAATTATATTGTCGCGTCCGCTATCGACAGCCTTTCTTCTTCCTGTTGCTTAGGCCGCGAAGAGAAGGGTTTGATTTGGCTTCGAGTCCCCCTTGGCGCGGTTGCTATGACCACGAAGACCGCGGAGCAGAGAGTTGGCAAGGCAAGCATCATAAGTTCATGTTCATAGCATCACACGTCTCATGATATTTTTGTCATCCATTTTTagcttataataaaaaataataatgctgTCACAGTTGaacaaagaaaataattaaaataaaacataTTTCTCTATTATAATTAATTGATTGTATAAAATATTGTGGTCatatctaataaacataatacaaTAATTATCAACAtgaatttttattttgttatttaagtTGTGCACAAAACAATGTTCATAgttgtattaaaaaaatattttttatttattatttttgttctATGTTCTAATTATTGAATTGTAAAAAATATTGCGCTCATCTCTTATAAATATAAACAATAATTATCTACATATGGATCTTaggatattttaataattttaatattagtaAGATTGATGTAAATACTCTTAACTCATCACTTAAATCTAACACTTTTTCAATTACTTTCATATAATTCATTTATCTTTCCtattttccctttctttttctcaACTTAattgaaacataaatcatgatcaaccAAGCCCTCTCGAGGGTTTGCTcaagaataagaaagaaaaatcTTATGAAAATAATATAGAATAAGGATTGATCCCGGAGATTCTGTAAATATCTCACTAAACAATTATAACTTTATCGGAGATTGGATGCAATTACTAATTCATGATCTGATCAGAATAAAAACTTCATTCTTGATTCTGCAATAATTTTTATAAAAGCGTTTCACTATGGCCTGGAACACATCTAAgagataatttttaaatattcaaaattCTTAATGTGAGgttgtaaataacaaaaaaaaaaatgttacaaATAGTAGTCTCCAAAGATAAGAGTATGATTGGTAATTGAGGGGttgtatttagtaaaattatattttatcttttaaaaataattatacaaaGTAAGTGATTACCGAtagcaaaaacaaaaacaatctccatcttttattatcattaaatttatttatttgttatttttaattaaaacttCTTTGAGCAATCCTCTACTTCTCCTTACTATCATCAATTGTCACCCATACttatatcatcttaaatatttctaattttatcttttattgaatattggtgaataatttttttttctcttttctaactTTCCCAACAATAGGCATCGATTCTCTCCTAATTATTCACACATATTTATATTATCTTAAATATAcctattttatcttttattaaacattggcaaatgaaaatatttattttttttctaacttttCTAATAAGAGGGCAgcttcaaaaatataataagattcTGACGTGAATCCTGTATACCACTATTAAATCAATATCTTAGATAAAAAAAACTATTGaatgatattattttatataaaaatatttttaatataaaaaattatcattgatAAGCAAAAATATAACAAGAGTACAAATCTAAATTTACATAATCATAAAGAATTATTTTTGTTGCGACAAACGATTTTATTGTTATTGGTGTTGATAAGAAATTATTTCAGAATATGTCAGAATATATCCCTATGACAAGATCCATAACAATATTTTAACCCTGATAATGTAGCAAGAGTAGTGATCTGAATTGGAGCTTTAAAATTAGCAAATTTTTTGATGTAGAATAACATTCAAGTAATAtagcataattttttttagatggtAAGGGATATAGGTAAGATTTGAGCTTTGAATTTTGTGATGATACGTTAAAGACTTTATCAGCTAAGTTATCCGGTACCTTATAAACCATAATTATGTTATGTCCATTCATCTTATATGCATTAAAGTTTATAATCTTCctaattttttattcaaaatataataaaaagctAGGtatgtcattaaaatataagTGTTGTATATTGAAACATTCTGATATTTGTAATGCTGCTCCcaatttaaagatatttaattAGTTGATTTTGACTTGAATTTGACTCTTCCTATCTTGTTAAACAATTATTTTTTCAACACAGTAATTTAAATTAAACATAAGTCAAAAACTACTATTTAAATTATGATTCAATAAATATGCATTAAACATagtgatttaaaattaaaaaaaataagatttttatcTTGACGTCTCGTTCTCATCTA
Above is a genomic segment from Musa acuminata AAA Group cultivar baxijiao chromosome BXJ3-4, Cavendish_Baxijiao_AAA, whole genome shotgun sequence containing:
- the LOC135636711 gene encoding uncharacterized protein LOC135636711 isoform X1, translating into MSAAAIACSRGAAALGFRCRSLMRLPAAQVGCPRSNLSLLQRFSSQLVKSNGSRACLIDTLALVRRLEKEGVPSKQAEAITSTITEVLNESLESVAQSFVSKPEMQRSEMIQDSNLWKFKLEMKGSQILADRRTSTAGQIPANVNKEVDATLHSQPHAHQPAQHSVDEFFGKKFRKNARVVASGVARNLNKVGNYIKENIDDILYPYRKPPK
- the LOC135636711 gene encoding uncharacterized protein LOC135636711 isoform X5, with translation MSAAAIACSRGAAALGFRCRSLMRLPAAQVGCPRSNLSLLQRFSSQLVKSNGSRACLIDTLALVRRLEKEGVPSKQAEAITSTITEVLNESLESVAQSFVSKPEMQRSEMIQDSNLWKFKLEMKGSQILADRRTSTAGQIPANVNKEGLERMLGWWPQV
- the LOC135636711 gene encoding uncharacterized protein LOC135636711 isoform X3 — its product is MSAAAIACSRGAAALGFRCRSLMRLPAAQVGCPRSNLSLLQRFSSQLVKSNGSRACLIDTLALVRRLEKEGVPSKQAEAITSTITEVLNESLESVAQSFVSKPEMQRSEMIQDSNLWKFKLEMKGSQILADRRTSTAGQIPANVNKEVDATLHSQPHAHQPAQHSVDEFFGKKKV
- the LOC135636711 gene encoding uncharacterized protein LOC135636711 isoform X2 — translated: MSAAAIACSRGAAALGFRCRSLMRLPAAQVGCPRSNLSLLQRFSSQLVKSNGSRACLIDTLALVRRLEKEGVPSKQAEAITSTITEVLNESLESVAQSFVSKPEMQRSEMIQDSNLWKFKLEMKGSQILADRRTSTAGQIPANVNKEDATLHSQPHAHQPAQHSVDEFFGKKFRKNARVVASGVARNLNKVGNYIKENIDDILYPYRKPPK
- the LOC135636711 gene encoding uncharacterized protein LOC135636711 isoform X4, which encodes MSAAAIACSRGAAALGFRCRSLMRLPAAQVGCPRSNLSLLQRFSSQLVKSNGSRACLIDTLALVRRLEKEGVPSKQAEAITSTITEVLNESLESVAQSFVSKPEMQRSEMIQDSNLWKFKLEMKGSQILADRRTSTAGQIPANVNKEDATLHSQPHAHQPAQHSVDEFFGKKKV